From the Labrus mixtus chromosome 10, fLabMix1.1, whole genome shotgun sequence genome, the window GGTTACGTTAATGAGCAACCAAATAAGGTCTAAAACTAACACCttattgttgttgtcatggtttGAACCGACGAAACACCTCAAAAGAAGTTTTGGTTCATTGCTTGAATGCTTTAGTTTTAAGACATACCGGTGTCCCAGATGATGAAGCTGCTGGCTCACTGGGGTTCATTGGCTCCTAAGAGGGTTTTGGCGCAGGTGCAGCACGGTAACTCGGGCTTGAAAGATGGGTCTTACCCTGCAATCGGAAAACAAGgatattgaattaaaaatagcaACACATATTACAAACAGTTGATCTGATTGCCAGCTAGCGCAAACTCACATGGTAATACACTGGAGGTGCCGCTGCAGCCTCGTCCCTTTTGGGAGCGCTCTTTTTACAACATCGTTTTCTCATGCAGCAGAAGCAGAGGATCCCCACAAAGACGATTCCGCAATAACGGAAACAATAACAAATGCACATTCACATGAACGGTCAGGGCCAAGTAGTTTTCCTCGTCTCTGAACCCAAGAACGCCAGAGTCCATGATTCGCAAAGACCCGATTTCTATGCCGTCATGCAAAATCTGAACCCTCCCGCCATATTCCCGGTATTCCAGAATTACTATTGTCAGTGAGCAGATCGCCTGCTTCGATCAAAATGAAGTATTCTGTGTCTTCCCCCGGGTTTAGTCACAGTTACAGTCCAAGAGGATTTGGTCGAAGGATATCTGATGATGAGGTCCTCGCCTTTACTTCTTTTATAGCTTATAGAGTCCGCTGTGAAGGAGAAGAGTTGATAGAACATTTAATCAGCTACACAGAGAGTCTGAAGACAACATTCTTCTTCTATGACATTCCTGAAATCACCTTCTACTTTGAGCAAAGTCCTGGACAGCAAAGGCCCACCTTTTCCCCCCGACATTGTAGTAGCCATTGTCCTTCTGAGTGAGTTTGATGATCTCCCAGAAGTCACGCTTCTTCTGTCCTCTGCCTCTCTTGGTGGTCTGAGGGTCTGTGCGGTTCCACAGGACCTTTGGTAGGGAGTAACTGGGACTGGGACTGGGAAGTGAACTCCAGGATTTCAGCCTTCCCGAGGAACGTCAAGGTAATACCAATCTCCGTAAACTGTGCTGACATCGACTGCACAATCTGAATAAGCACACGCACAAAAGAACACAGGGTGGACTTTTTAGGACTCTACAATTAAATTGAGAAATACTAATTAACTGTTGGAATAAAGGGTTTTAATGTGCAGTACAGTGTCATTTTCTCACCCAAAACCTCCAGTTTTGATGATATCAAGACGCCTATTCTCATTGGATGAGACAGAAAAAATTCCATCATCTCTTTCCGTCAAATCGTTCAAATAAGGAGAAGTGATGAAGCTTCGTTTAAGCCGTGGGTCTTTTGCCTAAATAATtggacaaaagaaaaagactgaaTCAGGACAGATGGAGTACATTCATTCTGATTCATATCTGGTTTGCTCTGAACAGGTGCTTAACTTTGTCATATCCACAGCTCTTTCCACACAAGGTTGTCATAGCAATAGGCGGCATAGCAGAAATCACAGCACCAGATGCATGCCTACCTCCCCATTATCCGTCAATAGAGTTGTGGGTCCTCCATCACTCGGAGTGAAGTACAACTGTCCACTGAAAAGGAGCGGTGTGTATTCAAACGGTATGGAGAGTCTTCCGCCAAAGCACGGCGCTTTATTCTCAAGAGCAGAAGATGAACCTTCAAACAGAGAGTTATAAATAGATGAAGGTATAAATAGAGGGTACATTATGTAGGCCTATGTCAGAAACAACTATTataatgttgagaaaaaaaatgttcaactgaagctacattataaaaaatataccATGACCACTTGATAAGTATGACAAAAGGAtcctgcctcttttttttttaatttagggTCTTGGATTTTACTTTTGCATGGCAGTATGCTAACCTGCTATTTAACTCCAAACACAAAGTACAACTGGAGTTTATGAGAATGTCAATTCATTTACATATGAAGTTACTGACCCATGATAGTATGACTTACAAAACCTTTAGTAAGGGGTTAACCTCTGGGTAACACCAATGACTGAATAAAATACATCCAATTTCTCCTCAGTCTAAGTCAAGTTTAGTAGGATTAGAACAAGAAAAGAGTGCATTTACATTGTTGAATAACTCCTTCTATGCACtaatttaagaaaaagaaagaaagaaaaaaacgtaCACTCACcaaatacaaaaaaggaaacagcaaTATACAACCCTAACatgtcctgcagagagagcagaggttaTTGAATTTCATGTATTTAATTACACAACATGATGAGATCGCcacaacatttctttaaaaccaGAGAACATTAAGATGACATTTGTgcacaacatttcaaataaGCACAGTGACAACAATTTGTCAACTCACTGTTAAATGATTTTCCCAAACGTATTGTATTACTTTTAGTccaaaaccatagactgtaaacataaaCAACGTCCTAGAGAAGGAAAAACCCGGCAGCCAGGGGCGAGGCTAtcttcaaactgtgttttagCGTCATGTCTGCGCAGACTGTGCGCAAACTGTGCATATAGCCTACCGTCCTCCAGGCGCCTTTTTCTCAACCACAGCATGGTGTGTGTTTTAACCATGAACTGTATATTAAGGTTTAAACgatcaataaatataaacagaCAGCCTACAATATATAAAAAGCATGTAGGCTACGTCAaagaataaacaaagaaaacaaatacattcaacAGCATATGTTTTAATAGCAGTGCGTAAAATTTTAAAagtgtaatatttatttaatatagGATGATAATTATATGCTTGAAACATCTGAACCACAAGGGATACCTCACAgaaaagataaaatacaaaacatatcGTGTAAAAAAGGTTAGGATTAGATGTAAGGTATACAAAAGCAGTGGATTTCTTAAAGACATTATGTACAATTTTAAAGTTCTAGTAGGCTAttcgtgttttttttgttcctacAACCTGATGTACAGGTTTAATATGAAAACAGATTCAtttcaaatcttttattttaccCTCACAGCTACCTGTGTATAGCTCTCCGTTGATGAATTTGTGCAAGGTTGTTGAATTTGAGTGCAAAGAGTTTTATTGTGTCTGTGGCAGTTTATATCTGCACGTGTGAAACAATATCATTTGCTTTAGAAATAAATCTGACTCCATGTCCTCTGTTATTTCAGAGATATTAATTTTCTAAACTGCAGATAGATTTACTTAAAGTAAATGTGCAGATTCAAATTATAGCAAAACATACTTGAAATCAAATTATAATTGCTGTACTTTTTTACCACACTTTGGTTGGCTATATTACTTGCTCCATTTgttttcttgatattttttgTAGCATTTTTATATCATTGTTGGGAGATGATATTCTATGTCCTACGGGAGTTTAAACCATATAcctgtaaatattaacataGGCTACTTGTCCAACGTCATAATAacatttgtgacatttttgGATACAGGTAGCCTAGATTTAGATCTCCATCAGTTTTAGTCAAATAACGAAATAGCATCTATCTGCAGACACATCTCCTGCTTTTGTAAACTACTGACAACATTTAAGTTTGTCTCGGCATAAGGAGTAGGCCTACTCCTGTGTCACTGTTCAGGCTCTTACGCTATCAGCGGTTTTTTATTCCCAGGAATTTGCGAAACCAACGCAGCATGCGACGCATCGTGCGTAGGCGCTGCTGAGAATGCCGCCTGCCATCGCGATAAATTGTAGAACAAGCGCTAATGCCCATGCGCGCTCTGCAGAGGACGTTGTCATCCTCTTATCCCTCTATATATAAACATTCCTCAACATCCATCGATTGATCCATTCTGTCAGTTTTCCTGCAGGTAAGTACAGATTGCATGCGTCAATGACTACTAGATTTGACAATTTACCAACCCCTGGCGGCTTGATGATCAGCGGGGTCGCTATAAATAGTATTCATCTGCGTAGAAATACATTTGACACCTGCGTGGACTTAACTTCAGACGGCATACAGGGTGTCGTGAATCACGCTGTGACAATATTGATTCTTCGTGGATGTAAATGATATGGATCGCTCGGGCGCTGCATCATCACAACAGTTGTGTTTGAGCTCCCCCTTGTGTGGCCCTGATGGGTTGATGATGAAACTGTTCGGCTTGCGGGCTTGTTTTCAAAGAGGGGGGGAACCGACGAATGACTATCTCTTGTTTGCATCTGTGTCCACGTTGTTCGTAGATGAAACATTCGGGGTTGTCGTCAAAGGAGAAGAtgtcctccactgtcctattcaCTGCCCTTTTTGCCCTTCCTCTCGCAGTGGGTGAGTTATTGAATATTGTATTGGGGAGTACAATACATTGCAATTGATGGCTTGaatgattttctatttttaattgaagCTAAGGTTTTTACATCACAGCCAAAGCTAGTCATGTGAAATTATAAATGTCAAAAAGGTCTTTTAAAGGCATGACCTGGAAACTCTCAACATAAAACTACAACTTTAATTAGTAGGGTTTGTACTTTCTGTAAGGAAGCTTTAAGATTTCCATGTAGTATGGACCATCCATAGTGGCTTTctggtttacaaaaaaaaattatttcttAGGAAGTTAGGATAATTGCATTCTATTTTATAGCAGTCATATAGTGTATGTTTAGCTTTAGAGTTTGGAATAGAGTGTAAAATAAAGGTGGAATTAAAGGTTCTTTATAACCTGCATAAGATGTTACCAtatgcaatgaaaaaaaaaattggtccAAGAATGAACCCTTGTGGTACTCCATAGTTAAACTGGACAACAGAAGAACATGAGCTACGGAGAAAGTTCAATTGGATAAAAATGATAGTGGCAGGCTTATGGCTGAGGCCAGTGAAGTTACGACGCAATTAAGGAGGTCAGTTATTACAGTACAATCTATTTACCCTTTACCTTAAGTTGGTAAATCTATTTGAAAGTTGTAATAGAATTTCCACAGTCAAATGATATTGGTGTGACCTAAGCATAGCTCTGTATAATACTATttataatcatatttattttgctcTCAACACAGGTTGGGTTGTACTGGGTGAGTCAAATGCAACATTTCATCACACATCCTTCATCTACAAAACACATTCGCCAAGGAGGTTGCAAAGTTTTTCTATGTACCTTAACAggtgaaaaagaagaagcccAGAGTGTGTGTTCCGGGAAGGAATTTCGTCTGCCTGTGTACTCTACATCCAGAATGGTTACTTTTACGCCAaactcagagggagagagacgcACCTTGCTGGACAGGACAAATGTGAGTGGAAAAGTGAGTCTCAGCTGTTGATTCTGTTAGTCTAATGTGCATTCAGATGGTCAAAAAAAAACGCTTTACTGTACAACTGCAGGTGAAGGACCCACGGTTCGAGTGGACCAGAGATAAGATGCTAGTCCTGAAAGAAGTGACTCATGATGATCAGGGACTTTATTCCATCAAACTTGCCTCTGGATTCACCTATGAGactgttcgattgactgtttcaGGTACAGAAGTTTCTCCTGTTTTGTGAAATCCCCCCCTGTAGTTTTGCCCAATGCAGCTGCCTCCATTACACATAAAAGTCCTTTATTCAAAATCAAACCAAAGGAAATGTATTTAATCAAGTGTAATCTGCAAGTAATGCACTTCAAGTATCGAAAGTAGTTGTTCTACAAGAACATTTTCTCAGCTTAAAGAACtgaatgttgttgttataattAGGTTTTGGCTTTTACagcacattttttgtttgtgtacattGAGTTTATGATGCCGTAGGTTTTTCCCTCAATTCCACTTTCTAACAGTTTGTACAGCAAACCCTCGTGAGTCAAACTTTTTGGAAGCAGGAGAATAATTTGCTAATCTTTAGTCTATTCGGTTGTCGGTTAGGTTGCCAAGAGTGAAAACGTGGTCTGTTGTGCGATACTTTGGTAAAAAGCAAATTTGTGATTTCTTCAAGGACGTTATTTTCGGTGAGGAAATGAAGGAGTCTGTGGTTTATGATCACACAGAGGATTTTTTCCAGGTCGCTGTTGACACAGATCCCACGGTAGTTATTGGGGTCAAATTTGTCTCAACTTTTGTGGAGTGCCGTTATTAGTCCTTGGTTTCCAAATATTGGGGAAGATCCCGGGAACTGAGGAGCGATTTAGAATAGGCAACTGGAATTTGAGGTCTGTAAACGTTCTCATTTCGTTTAGGATGCCGTCAACACAACAGGCCTTTTCAGTTCCTAGTGACTTTGTagtttatcttcttttttttctttctgctctaTTGGGCCAAAAAGGTTAGAGAAGTGGTTTATCCATATGTCTACATTTTGGATCGGAAGGTcctgctgttgctgtttgttttgcatttttcaatTTTCCCAGAAGTGGTTTGTTTGAATGGATCCTTCAATAGAATTTAATTGGCTTCTATGTTGGTCCCTTTTTCTCCTTCACATATTTTTATACTGTTTAAAGTGTATGtagtatatgtttttttaattgtttctctctctctctctctctctctctctctctctctctctctctctctctctctctctctctcgcttcagAATGCATCAAGTCTTACAACAGAAACTATGGGGAAAACTTTGAGTACCAGATCCCTGAAAATGGTTCCTTGCTGGAGTTTTTACCCAGGGGTGCTCCACCTGAGGCCATGCCCGTTGTTCTGTGGAACAAGACAGACCTGGCGACCAGCAATGTGGGGCGAGGGCGGCTGCTGAGGAGCGGGAAGGTCTGGGTGGCAGAGCGAGTGAGGCAAGCTGACCAGGGCAATTACACCATCAGGGACGACAAGGGGAAGGCCTTGTCCCGCAGCACCCTCACTGTCCGCggtgagcagagacagaaaaccaAAGGATGAGTTGAATAGAGCTGACTGTGTCATTTCTTTAACTATAGGACCATGTCAAGTGTCAAatgtaacatttatatttatctttCCCTTTCCATTTGACACCCTCATATTTTCCGTCCTTCTCCCCTCCTGTTCACAATCCTGCATATTGACGCAGGGCACTCCTTCAATGTCACCCGCTTCACCAGGGAGTCTCTAAACCTGCCCCTCTTTCTTCCTGTCCCTCATGCCCATCTCATTTTTACCCCCCACCGATACCCTGATGAATCCTCCCTGGGCCCCTTTGACCCTAAGCCTCCCCGAGGCCCGGTGCAGCTGATCCGCGAGGGCCACATAACGGACTACGACATGCGCTACAGGGGCCTTATCTCTCTTGGTAGAAATGGCAGCATCAACGAAGTCGTCATAGCAAGGCTGACCTCGAGGCATGATGGCGTCTACGAAATAAGAGACGGAGATGGAAACCTGGTATCCTCCACTATGTTGCAGGTGATTGGTGAGTGActtaaaaggtttttatttttttcatgttagactttttttgtttgtttgttcttttgctTATTTTTCATTCACTCTGGGATCTGATGACGTCTCTATCTTTTCAGAAAAGGGAGGCAGATGGCGAGCGCTTCTCAAATCCATCACAGTTCCTTCGGGTATGTTAGTATCACTGGCTGGTTTCTTGCTCTTCATGAGGAGATACCCGAGCTGCAGCCTCTCGCATTTCATCGCTAGCCTCAGAGCAAACCGCCCGCCACCAAACAACCCTCCAAGGGTCAACATCCAGGTGAGGAAATCAGGAGAGCCTGTTAAGTGGCACTCCCAAGTGAGATAGTTCTGAAGGTAGGAGAAATGCTGTTAGAGgtcttccttttatttttttgagttgTGCCCTCAGTTTAGTGCTTACTGGATTTAGCCTGATTCAAAAGATTTCGATCCCCACTTTTCATTTGGCTATTTGGCTTttcagtagctcagtctgtcgggacttgggttgggaatcggagggtcaagtcccggcacggacattggtctggtagctggagaggtgccagtccacttcctgagcactgccgaggtgcccctgagcaaggcaccgaacccccaaaactgctctggagcactcgctgtgggcagccccctcactctgagacctctccattaatgcacgtccataggatcctgtttgtgcatgtttgtgtagcatgttcattaaacagagtgtaaaaaactgaatttcccctcgcaggattaataaaggataaattataattatttattataattatttttgaatctTGTGTAGTTTAGTGCTGTACCATTTTAATAGAGTTTAACATGGAAGTGTTTACTTGTCCAGTCCAGAGCAAGCTTCTTTAAGAAATGatcatattaaaatgaatacattaaataATAAGTTTATAATCAATACACTCATGCTGGATGGGCAAGAGGAGTATTGGTGGTTATTATTAGAACATGTGTGCCATGTTGAACGTTTGAGAGATTAAATAACTACGTGATATTAACAAGACTCTACCTCTTTTTAAATCCAGGACTTCAAAGTTGAATGCTTATGTGCTATAATCCATCTCGTAAAGTTTGCATCTATTGCCGTGTGTTGTATAAATAAGACTCCATTTGAATACGTGTCATTTCGGCAGTGTTAAGATTTGTATCAAGTAAGATCAAGTGTCCTTCGAAGCCTTTAGTTAAACCTGCAAGAGACACATTAAGATCCTTGTTAATATGTTATATAATCTCATACATGATCCT encodes:
- the LOC132981849 gene encoding uncharacterized protein LOC132981849 isoform X2 — protein: MKHSGLSSKEKMSSTVLFTALFALPLAVGWVVLGEKEEAQSVCSGKEFRLPVYSTSRMVTFTPNSEGERRTLLDRTNVKDPRFEWTRDKMLVLKEVTHDDQGLYSIKLASGFTYETVRLTVSECIKSYNRNYGENFEYQIPENGSLLEFLPRGAPPEAMPVVLWNKTDLATSNVGRGRLLRSGKVWVAERVRQADQGNYTIRDDKGKALSRSTLTVRGHSFNVTRFTRESLNLPLFLPVPHAHLIFTPHRYPDESSLGPFDPKPPRGPVQLIREGHITDYDMRYRGLISLGRNGSINEVVIARLTSRHDGVYEIRDGDGNLVSSTMLQVIEKGGRWRALLKSITVPSGMLVSLAGFLLFMRRYPSCSLSHFIASLRANRPPPNNPPRVNIQDYSQPSPQPSSLYGHAQHPETPRKWTPRASPTHAGYSPVMAETPRSQNQEANRLTPRSSPCHNSTPEDTSNEEERRISFSVPGASDCLHSSEDCAQFQIKKDGNKERWSKTQEYFSTLPLDTDTSESCSVYTSEKLNFL
- the LOC132981849 gene encoding uncharacterized protein LOC132981849 isoform X1 is translated as MKHSGLSSKEKMSSTVLFTALFALPLAVGWVVLGEKEEAQSVCSGKEFRLPVYSTSRMVTFTPNSEGERRTLLDRTNVKDPRFEWTRDKMLVLKEVTHDDQGLYSIKLASGFTYETVRLTVSECIKSYNRNYGENFEYQIPENGSLLEFLPRGAPPEAMPVVLWNKTDLATSNVGRGRLLRSGKVWVAERVRQADQGNYTIRDDKGKALSRSTLTVRGHSFNVTRFTRESLNLPLFLPVPHAHLIFTPHRYPDESSLGPFDPKPPRGPVQLIREGHITDYDMRYRGLISLGRNGSINEVVIARLTSRHDGVYEIRDGDGNLVSSTMLQVIEKGGRWRALLKSITVPSGMLVSLAGFLLFMRRYPSCSLSHFIASLRANRPPPNNPPRVNIQDYSQPSPQPSSLYGHAQHPETPRKWTPRASPTHAGYSPVMAETPRSQNQEANRLTPRSSPCHNSTPEQDTSNEEERRISFSVPGASDCLHSSEDCAQFQIKKDGNKERWSKTQEYFSTLPLDTDTSESCSVYTSEKLNFL
- the LOC132981849 gene encoding uncharacterized protein LOC132981849 isoform X3, whose protein sequence is MKHSGLSSKEKMSSTVLFTALFALPLAVGEKEEAQSVCSGKEFRLPVYSTSRMVTFTPNSEGERRTLLDRTNVKDPRFEWTRDKMLVLKEVTHDDQGLYSIKLASGFTYETVRLTVSECIKSYNRNYGENFEYQIPENGSLLEFLPRGAPPEAMPVVLWNKTDLATSNVGRGRLLRSGKVWVAERVRQADQGNYTIRDDKGKALSRSTLTVRGHSFNVTRFTRESLNLPLFLPVPHAHLIFTPHRYPDESSLGPFDPKPPRGPVQLIREGHITDYDMRYRGLISLGRNGSINEVVIARLTSRHDGVYEIRDGDGNLVSSTMLQVIEKGGRWRALLKSITVPSGMLVSLAGFLLFMRRYPSCSLSHFIASLRANRPPPNNPPRVNIQDYSQPSPQPSSLYGHAQHPETPRKWTPRASPTHAGYSPVMAETPRSQNQEANRLTPRSSPCHNSTPEQDTSNEEERRISFSVPGASDCLHSSEDCAQFQIKKDGNKERWSKTQEYFSTLPLDTDTSESCSVYTSEKLNFL
- the LOC132981849 gene encoding uncharacterized protein LOC132981849 isoform X4 → MVTFTPNSEGERRTLLDRTNVKDPRFEWTRDKMLVLKEVTHDDQGLYSIKLASGFTYETVRLTVSECIKSYNRNYGENFEYQIPENGSLLEFLPRGAPPEAMPVVLWNKTDLATSNVGRGRLLRSGKVWVAERVRQADQGNYTIRDDKGKALSRSTLTVRGHSFNVTRFTRESLNLPLFLPVPHAHLIFTPHRYPDESSLGPFDPKPPRGPVQLIREGHITDYDMRYRGLISLGRNGSINEVVIARLTSRHDGVYEIRDGDGNLVSSTMLQVIEKGGRWRALLKSITVPSGMLVSLAGFLLFMRRYPSCSLSHFIASLRANRPPPNNPPRVNIQDYSQPSPQPSSLYGHAQHPETPRKWTPRASPTHAGYSPVMAETPRSQNQEANRLTPRSSPCHNSTPEQDTSNEEERRISFSVPGASDCLHSSEDCAQFQIKKDGNKERWSKTQEYFSTLPLDTDTSESCSVYTSEKLNFL